One Robbsia sp. KACC 23696 DNA segment encodes these proteins:
- a CDS encoding HAD family hydrolase: MTRLALFDLDHTLIPTDSDHAWGRFMIQLGLVDPVQFQRDNERFYEDYQNGCLDIHAYLRVAVAPLTRHSRDELDAWHRQFMADVIGPNLLPSARELVRAHQDAGDLCCIITATNAFVTRPIATAFGVDNLLAIELATEDGAPRGRYTGDIVGVPSFREGKVTRLHSWLADQGKTLADFSQTFFYSDSRNDLPLMQEVSDPVATNPDETLRAHAVAHGWRILELFN, encoded by the coding sequence ATGACCCGACTCGCATTATTCGACCTCGACCACACCCTGATCCCCACTGACAGCGATCATGCGTGGGGACGCTTCATGATCCAGCTCGGATTGGTCGACCCGGTGCAATTTCAGCGGGACAATGAGCGCTTCTACGAGGACTACCAGAACGGTTGCCTCGACATTCACGCCTACCTTCGGGTGGCGGTGGCGCCGCTCACGCGCCATTCGCGCGACGAGCTGGATGCCTGGCACCGTCAATTCATGGCCGACGTGATCGGCCCTAACCTGCTGCCGAGCGCGCGCGAACTGGTCCGTGCGCATCAGGACGCAGGCGATTTGTGTTGCATCATCACCGCCACCAACGCCTTTGTGACCCGCCCGATCGCGACGGCGTTCGGCGTCGACAATCTGCTGGCCATCGAATTGGCGACGGAAGACGGTGCGCCGCGCGGCCGCTACACCGGCGACATCGTCGGCGTGCCGAGCTTCCGTGAAGGCAAAGTCACCCGACTGCATAGCTGGCTCGCCGACCAGGGCAAGACACTGGCCGATTTTTCGCAGACTTTTTTCTACAGCGATTCGCGTAACGACCTGCCCCTGATGCAGGAGGTCAGCGACCCCGTTGCGACGAACCCGGACGAGACGTTGCGCGCGCATGCGGTCGCGCACGGCTGGCGCATCCTGGAACTCTTTAATTGA
- the hda gene encoding DnaA regulatory inactivator Hda: protein MSRQLLLDLGTPPPATFDNFIAGPNTELVSRLLQLRRSVFATPDIQRPGLVRAPDDRVFYVWGESGSGRSHLLHALCDAVDLPDAPAGSAQQRVRLLTPQSPLSSFGFDPHVTLYAIDDCDRLPPARQIAVFNLFNEIQADPKVAFVATGGAPPRGLTIRDDLRTRLGWGLVYRLAPLNDDEKMAALQIAARDRGFALAPDVPPHLLHHYQRDMPSLKRLLDALGQFALERKRAITLPLLRAMLADAPDGIVAPPAAAPVGIAKTASSPHSARTRTGRIK, encoded by the coding sequence ATCAGCCGCCAGTTGCTGCTCGACCTGGGCACCCCGCCGCCGGCCACTTTCGACAATTTCATCGCCGGCCCGAATACGGAATTGGTGAGCCGACTGTTGCAGTTGCGCCGTAGCGTGTTCGCCACACCCGACATCCAGCGGCCAGGCCTGGTCCGCGCCCCCGACGATCGGGTGTTCTACGTCTGGGGCGAGTCCGGCAGCGGCCGTAGCCATCTATTGCACGCACTGTGCGATGCCGTCGACCTGCCCGATGCGCCGGCTGGCAGCGCGCAACAGCGCGTACGATTGCTGACGCCGCAGAGCCCGCTGTCGAGTTTCGGCTTCGATCCGCACGTGACGCTCTACGCGATCGACGACTGCGACCGGCTGCCGCCGGCCCGACAGATCGCGGTTTTCAATCTCTTCAATGAAATCCAGGCAGACCCGAAAGTCGCCTTTGTCGCCACCGGCGGTGCGCCCCCGCGTGGTCTGACGATCCGCGACGACCTGCGCACACGACTCGGCTGGGGCCTGGTTTATCGTTTGGCGCCGTTGAACGACGATGAAAAAATGGCGGCACTGCAGATCGCGGCGCGCGACCGTGGCTTTGCGCTGGCACCCGATGTGCCGCCGCATCTGCTGCACCATTACCAGCGCGACATGCCGAGCCTGAAGCGTTTACTCGATGCGCTGGGACAATTCGCCCTGGAACGCAAACGCGCGATCACGCTGCCGCTGCTGCGCGCGATGCTCGCCGATGCGCCTGACGGCATCGTCGCGCCTCCGGCCGCCGCACCGGTCGGAATCGCAAAAACAGCCTCTTCTCCCCATTCCGCTCGGACTCGTACCGGCCGCATCAAGTAG
- the pcnB gene encoding polynucleotide adenylyltransferase PcnB has product MAAETDAAGRAERATGGGVARRARSIRAASGNANVARGGAKPGAAAFTGSDTPVVIPADVHGINPNLISRNAVRVTDTLQQAGFRAFIVGGAVRDLLFGVAPKDFDVATDATPDQVQKLFRRARIIGRRFQINHVQFGQDIIEVSTFRALVDPAATPETAAADNAATAEAEAAIVASAAEAGRGAAARTTVTPNDSDSGSGSGAVDADDAHDSDDAGSHDDARDNGHDGAEPRGQDAPRGPNQGGRGDRRNRRRREDPDRRLHAVDASGRVVRDNVWGEQHEDARRRDFTINAMYYDPSSQTVLDYHEGMADMRARTLRMIGDPETRYREDPVRMMRVVRFAAKLGFDIEPATRAPIAEMADLLNNVPAARIFDEMLKLLLSGHALACLTKLRTEGLLGHLLPMLDSALSEPVSEKFITLSLTNTDQRIRSGKPVSPGFLFAALLWHETQRSWKRYMVAGELPIPALHRAMDEVMNAQIGKLAIQRRYVTDMKEIWGMQPRLEKRAGRSALKLLEHPKFRAAYDFLLLRCESEELEPALGQWWTDFITGDFEAREALLNNSPREAGPRARPRRRRRRGGQGRQDGGQDHDGGADVPTPTV; this is encoded by the coding sequence GTGGCAGCGGAGACCGATGCGGCCGGCCGTGCCGAGCGCGCCACTGGTGGCGGCGTCGCACGACGCGCGCGCTCGATTCGCGCCGCCAGCGGCAACGCCAACGTGGCGCGCGGCGGCGCAAAGCCCGGCGCGGCGGCCTTTACCGGCTCGGACACCCCGGTGGTGATCCCCGCCGACGTGCACGGCATCAACCCCAATCTGATCTCGCGCAACGCGGTACGCGTGACCGATACGCTGCAGCAGGCCGGTTTCCGCGCCTTCATCGTCGGCGGCGCCGTGCGCGATCTGTTGTTCGGGGTCGCGCCCAAGGATTTCGACGTCGCCACCGATGCCACGCCGGATCAGGTGCAGAAACTGTTCCGACGCGCGCGCATCATCGGTCGACGCTTCCAGATCAATCACGTGCAATTCGGTCAGGACATCATCGAAGTCTCGACGTTCCGGGCACTGGTCGATCCGGCGGCGACGCCTGAAACGGCGGCGGCCGACAACGCCGCGACGGCCGAAGCCGAGGCCGCGATCGTCGCATCGGCGGCCGAAGCGGGCCGCGGCGCCGCCGCGCGCACCACGGTCACGCCGAACGACAGCGACAGCGGCAGCGGCAGCGGCGCCGTCGATGCCGACGACGCACACGACAGCGACGATGCGGGATCGCACGACGACGCACGCGATAACGGACATGACGGCGCCGAGCCGCGCGGCCAGGATGCACCGCGTGGGCCGAACCAAGGCGGCCGCGGCGATCGTCGCAACCGTCGTCGACGCGAGGATCCGGACCGTCGCTTGCATGCGGTGGACGCCAGTGGCCGCGTGGTACGCGACAACGTCTGGGGTGAACAGCACGAAGACGCGCGTCGTCGCGACTTCACGATCAACGCGATGTACTACGATCCGTCCAGCCAGACGGTACTCGATTATCACGAGGGAATGGCCGATATGCGTGCGCGGACGCTGCGCATGATCGGCGACCCGGAGACCCGCTATCGCGAGGATCCGGTGCGGATGATGCGCGTCGTCCGGTTTGCGGCGAAGCTCGGCTTCGATATCGAGCCGGCGACGCGTGCACCGATCGCCGAGATGGCCGATCTGCTGAACAACGTCCCGGCCGCGCGGATTTTCGACGAGATGCTGAAGCTGCTGCTGTCAGGGCACGCCTTGGCCTGCCTGACGAAGCTGCGTACCGAAGGCCTGCTCGGTCATCTGTTGCCGATGCTCGACTCGGCATTGTCCGAACCCGTCAGCGAGAAGTTCATCACGCTGTCGCTGACGAATACCGACCAGCGCATTCGCTCGGGCAAGCCGGTCTCCCCGGGGTTCCTGTTCGCTGCACTGTTGTGGCATGAAACGCAGCGCAGCTGGAAGCGCTACATGGTCGCGGGGGAATTGCCGATTCCGGCGCTGCACCGCGCGATGGACGAGGTCATGAACGCGCAGATCGGCAAGCTGGCCATTCAGCGGCGTTATGTCACCGATATGAAGGAAATCTGGGGCATGCAGCCGCGCCTGGAAAAGCGCGCTGGCCGTAGTGCTTTGAAACTGCTTGAACACCCGAAATTCAGAGCGGCGTATGATTTCCTATTGTTGCGCTGTGAATCGGAAGAGTTGGAACCGGCCCTGGGCCAATGGTGGACCGATTTCATCACAGGCGACTTCGAGGCACGCGAGGCATTGCTGAATAACAGCCCGCGTGAAGCCGGCCCGCGCGCCCGGCCGCGACGTCGGCGGCGGCGCGGTGGGCAGGGCAGGCAAGACGGCGGCCAGGACCATGATGGTGGCGCCGATGTCCCGACTCCAACGGTGTAG
- a CDS encoding N-acetylmuramoyl-L-alanine amidase: MLIKPFRSIEVSSGTDRGWSRRKVLQAGASTAALALGVPRLAQAAAVTAVRVWPAKDYTRVTIESDETLGFQQQILSNPDRLVVDLQGVDLDTSLRDLVAKIQPNDPQIQNVRVGQFQPRVVRLVFDLKGAVKPQSFTLAPVGNYRNRLVLDLYPAVPPDPLMALLKQTQAKEQALAQQNNPPRAPLSGPTTAQSDDSEAFFRQYAQQTNPASPQAAPSTSTLADAKPFSSSPESGGRSASGAKSPAAKSAPTELAQRDNYGFKGPAKAGPKTLRLLTIAIDPGHGGEDPGATGQTGMHEKAVVLDIGHKLREKIDNEPNMRSMMTRDADFFVPLYVRTQKARRVGADLFVSIHADAFTTPTAKGSSVFALSEHGASSAAARWMANRENASDEIGGVPAGTKDVALTRALLDMSTTAQIRDSLKYGDYVLNEIGGINKLHSHNVEQAGFAVLKSPDIPSVLVETAFISNPDEEARLKSDSYRDEMASAILRGIKKYLAAHPPLAKNTVV; the protein is encoded by the coding sequence ATGCTGATCAAGCCTTTTCGATCGATCGAAGTTAGTTCCGGCACCGACCGCGGCTGGAGCCGCCGCAAAGTGCTGCAAGCCGGCGCGTCCACCGCGGCATTGGCGCTGGGCGTGCCGCGCCTCGCGCAGGCCGCGGCCGTCACTGCCGTCCGCGTCTGGCCGGCCAAGGACTACACCCGCGTCACCATCGAATCGGATGAAACGCTGGGCTTCCAGCAACAGATCCTGTCGAATCCCGATCGGCTCGTGGTCGACTTGCAAGGCGTCGATCTGGACACGTCCTTGCGTGATCTCGTTGCCAAGATCCAGCCGAACGACCCGCAGATCCAGAATGTCCGCGTCGGGCAATTTCAGCCGCGTGTCGTGCGTCTGGTGTTCGATCTGAAGGGTGCCGTCAAGCCACAGTCGTTCACGCTGGCGCCGGTGGGCAACTATCGCAACCGTCTGGTGCTGGATCTGTATCCGGCCGTGCCGCCGGACCCGCTGATGGCGCTGCTGAAACAGACGCAGGCGAAGGAGCAGGCGCTGGCGCAGCAGAACAATCCGCCGCGCGCCCCACTATCCGGACCGACGACCGCGCAATCGGACGATTCGGAAGCGTTCTTCCGTCAGTACGCGCAGCAGACCAATCCGGCATCGCCGCAGGCCGCACCGTCGACCTCCACGCTGGCCGATGCCAAGCCTTTCTCGTCGTCGCCCGAGTCCGGTGGACGCTCGGCGTCCGGCGCAAAATCGCCCGCGGCGAAATCGGCACCCACCGAGCTTGCGCAGCGCGACAACTATGGCTTCAAGGGGCCGGCGAAGGCGGGACCGAAGACCCTGCGTTTGCTGACCATCGCGATCGATCCAGGCCATGGCGGCGAGGACCCGGGTGCGACCGGACAGACCGGCATGCACGAAAAAGCCGTGGTGCTCGATATCGGTCACAAGCTGCGCGAGAAGATCGACAACGAGCCGAATATGCGCTCGATGATGACGCGCGATGCCGACTTCTTCGTGCCGCTGTATGTGCGCACGCAGAAGGCGCGACGCGTCGGTGCCGACCTGTTCGTATCGATTCACGCCGATGCGTTCACGACACCGACAGCCAAGGGCTCGTCGGTGTTCGCGCTGTCCGAACATGGCGCCAGCAGCGCGGCGGCCCGGTGGATGGCGAATCGCGAAAACGCGTCCGATGAAATCGGCGGCGTTCCCGCCGGCACGAAAGATGTCGCGCTGACGCGCGCGCTGTTGGATATGTCGACGACCGCCCAGATCCGCGACAGCCTGAAGTACGGCGACTACGTGCTCAATGAAATCGGCGGCATCAACAAGTTGCACAGCCACAACGTCGAGCAGGCGGGATTCGCGGTGTTGAAGTCGCCCGATATCCCGTCGGTGCTGGTGGAAACGGCCTTCATCAGCAATCCGGACGAAGAAGCCCGGCTGAAAAGCGACAGCTATCGCGATGAAATGGCGTCCGCCATCCTGCGCGGGATCAAGAAGTATCTGGCAGCCCACCCGCCGTTGGCGAAGAACACCGTGGTGTGA
- the purM gene encoding phosphoribosylformylglycinamidine cyclo-ligase, with protein sequence MNESKDLPVNASAAGLSYRDAGVDIDAGDALVDRIKPLAKRTMREGVLNGIGGFGALFEIPKRYKEPVLVSGTDGVGTKLRLAFELNRHDTVGQDLVAMSVNDILVQGAEPLFFLDYFACGKLDVDTAARVVGGIATGCELAGCALIGGETAEMPGMYPDGEYDLAGFAVGAVEKSKIIDGRTIQPGDVVLGLASSGIHSNGYSLVRKIIERANPDLDADFDGRSLSDALMAPTRIYVKPVLSLLEQVAVKGIAHITGGGLVENIPRILAEGLTAELDHSAWPLPPLFGWLQKHGGVADAEMHRVFNCGIGLVLVVSEQDAAKASAALSAAGEVVWQIGKVRASAAGEAQTVVI encoded by the coding sequence ATGAATGAATCGAAAGACCTTCCCGTGAACGCATCCGCCGCCGGTCTGTCCTACCGCGACGCGGGGGTCGACATCGACGCGGGCGACGCGTTGGTCGATCGTATCAAGCCGCTGGCCAAGCGCACGATGCGTGAAGGCGTGCTGAACGGCATCGGCGGTTTCGGCGCGCTGTTCGAAATCCCGAAACGCTACAAAGAGCCGGTCCTCGTGTCCGGCACCGACGGCGTGGGCACCAAGCTGCGCCTCGCCTTCGAGCTGAATCGTCACGACACGGTGGGCCAGGATCTGGTCGCGATGAGCGTCAACGATATCCTGGTGCAGGGCGCTGAGCCGTTGTTCTTCCTCGACTATTTTGCTTGCGGCAAGCTCGACGTGGATACCGCGGCGCGCGTCGTCGGCGGCATTGCCACCGGCTGCGAGCTGGCCGGCTGTGCGCTGATCGGTGGCGAAACGGCGGAAATGCCGGGCATGTATCCGGACGGTGAGTACGATCTGGCCGGTTTTGCGGTGGGCGCGGTCGAGAAGAGCAAGATCATCGACGGTCGCACGATTCAGCCGGGCGATGTCGTGCTGGGCCTGGCGTCGAGCGGCATCCACTCGAATGGCTATTCGCTGGTCCGCAAGATCATCGAACGGGCGAATCCGGATCTGGACGCCGATTTCGACGGCCGTTCGCTGTCGGACGCATTGATGGCGCCCACGCGCATCTATGTCAAGCCGGTGCTGAGCCTGCTGGAACAGGTTGCCGTCAAGGGCATCGCCCATATCACCGGCGGCGGACTGGTCGAAAATATTCCGCGGATCCTGGCCGAAGGGCTGACCGCCGAGCTCGACCACAGCGCCTGGCCGCTGCCGCCGCTGTTCGGCTGGCTGCAGAAGCATGGCGGCGTGGCGGATGCGGAAATGCATCGGGTGTTCAACTGCGGTATCGGCCTGGTACTCGTCGTGTCCGAGCAGGACGCGGCTAAGGCCAGCGCGGCGCTGTCGGCTGCCGGTGAAGTGGTGTGGCAAATCGGCAAGGTGCGCGCGAGCGCGGCCGGCGAAGCACAGACCGTCGTGATCTAA
- a CDS encoding DedA family protein, translating into MDTVLHFAGMILHIDKFLGPFIANYGAWVYAVLFLIVFCETGLVIFPFLPGDSLLFIGGAFAASGAMSLSTLLVLLLVAAVLGNTVNYLIGRSIGPKVYESNWRFLDRTALQRTHGFYERHGGKTLVLARFVPVVRTFAPFVAGVSGMGMARFQLFNVVGAVFWVGLLVICGYFFGNLPFIRQYLNVIALVGVCAAIVPVALAGVYKMVRQKRAASGATDSSRGA; encoded by the coding sequence TTGGACACCGTTTTGCATTTCGCCGGCATGATTTTGCATATCGACAAATTCCTCGGCCCTTTCATCGCGAATTACGGGGCCTGGGTCTATGCGGTGCTGTTCCTGATCGTGTTCTGTGAAACCGGACTGGTGATCTTTCCCTTCCTGCCTGGCGACTCGCTGCTGTTTATCGGCGGTGCGTTCGCCGCCAGTGGCGCGATGTCCTTGAGCACCTTGCTGGTGCTGTTGCTGGTTGCGGCGGTGCTCGGCAATACGGTGAACTACCTGATCGGGCGGTCGATCGGACCGAAGGTCTATGAATCGAACTGGCGCTTCCTGGATCGCACGGCGCTGCAACGCACGCATGGCTTCTACGAACGCCATGGCGGCAAGACGCTGGTGCTGGCGCGCTTCGTCCCGGTGGTGCGGACGTTCGCGCCTTTCGTCGCCGGCGTCTCCGGCATGGGCATGGCGCGCTTTCAGCTGTTCAACGTCGTCGGCGCGGTGTTTTGGGTGGGGTTGCTGGTGATCTGCGGCTATTTCTTCGGCAACCTGCCGTTCATCCGCCAATACTTGAACGTGATCGCGCTGGTGGGCGTCTGTGCGGCGATCGTGCCGGTGGCCCTGGCCGGCGTGTACAAGATGGTGCGACAGAAGCGCGCGGCGTCTGGCGCAACGGATTCATCGCGCGGCGCCTGA
- the mutL gene encoding DNA mismatch repair endonuclease MutL produces MPAAETAAGPRRGRQASRPICALPDQLISQIAAGEVVERPASVVKELLENALDAGASTLRIVLEAGGVKRISITDDGGGIAADELPLALMRHATSKIRSLAELESVATLGFRGEALASIASVAQMSITSRTAAAPHATRIDADTGVIAPSAGGTGTVIDVRELYFNTPARRKFLKSEQTEFGHCLEMVRRAALSRPDVAISVLHNGRAVEHWNAAEPVQRVGAVMGEGFSRAFLPVDEAAGPIAVYGCAGLPTTSRTRADQQYFFVNGRFVRDRLLGHAVRAAYEDVLHGDRFPAYCLFLDLPPEAVDVNVHPSKIEVRFRDSRSIHQFVFHAVQRALSRYAGQSPETTQGGHAAAIGPDGLAADPTSGAADGGVPAQTMPAWRPQAPLHATQQASLPIGRLGAGGGNTGAYFGGANGGFRGGPAASPASTSYYGALFGKREDAPGADGADATARADDPNWRPASPLFVAEPGATYARNPDGLNGEGAGIENAAIGSAAGYDGYDRAARGLGLPNAAGGKASDWDDDDAHPLGFALGQVHGIYVLAQNGRGIVIVDMHAAHERILYEQFKTALANRTIAVQPLLIPVSMPADPIEVGTVEENRETLEALGFDIAPISPTTLAIRSVPALLKEADLGALARALIADLHAWGGSRVLTEHQHTLLGTLACHHAVRANRRLTLDEMNALLRSMEQTERADQCNHGRPTWYQLTIGDLDRLFMRGQ; encoded by the coding sequence CTGCCTGCCGCCGAAACCGCGGCGGGGCCGCGCCGTGGCCGTCAAGCAAGTCGTCCGATCTGCGCCCTGCCCGATCAACTGATCAGTCAGATCGCGGCCGGCGAAGTCGTCGAGCGCCCGGCATCGGTGGTGAAGGAATTGTTGGAGAACGCACTGGACGCGGGCGCCAGCACGTTGCGCATCGTGCTGGAGGCCGGCGGCGTCAAGCGCATCAGCATCACCGACGACGGCGGCGGCATTGCCGCCGACGAGCTGCCGTTGGCCTTGATGCGCCACGCTACCAGCAAGATCCGCTCGCTGGCGGAGTTGGAATCGGTCGCGACGCTTGGTTTTCGGGGCGAAGCGCTGGCCTCGATCGCGTCGGTGGCGCAGATGAGTATCACCAGCCGCACGGCCGCGGCGCCGCATGCGACGCGGATCGATGCCGACACCGGCGTCATCGCGCCGTCGGCGGGCGGCACCGGCACCGTCATCGACGTCCGCGAGCTGTACTTCAACACGCCGGCGCGGCGCAAGTTCCTGAAGAGCGAGCAGACGGAATTCGGACATTGCCTGGAGATGGTCCGGCGTGCGGCCCTGTCGCGGCCCGATGTCGCGATCTCCGTGCTGCACAACGGCCGCGCCGTCGAGCATTGGAATGCGGCGGAACCGGTGCAGCGCGTGGGTGCCGTCATGGGCGAAGGCTTCAGCCGCGCCTTCCTGCCGGTGGACGAAGCAGCCGGACCGATCGCCGTCTACGGCTGCGCCGGCTTGCCGACCACCAGCCGGACGCGGGCAGACCAGCAATATTTCTTCGTCAACGGCCGGTTCGTCCGCGATCGACTGCTGGGCCATGCGGTCCGCGCGGCCTACGAGGATGTGCTGCACGGCGACCGCTTCCCGGCCTATTGCCTGTTCCTCGACCTGCCGCCGGAAGCCGTCGACGTCAACGTGCATCCATCGAAGATCGAAGTACGTTTCCGCGATTCGCGATCGATCCACCAGTTCGTATTCCACGCCGTGCAGCGCGCCTTGTCGCGTTACGCCGGGCAGTCGCCCGAAACGACGCAAGGCGGCCATGCCGCCGCGATCGGCCCGGACGGCCTGGCTGCCGACCCGACCTCCGGCGCGGCCGATGGCGGCGTACCGGCACAGACGATGCCAGCCTGGCGCCCGCAGGCGCCTTTGCATGCCACGCAGCAGGCGTCCTTGCCGATTGGTCGGCTCGGTGCCGGCGGCGGCAATACCGGCGCGTATTTCGGCGGTGCCAATGGCGGCTTCCGCGGCGGGCCCGCGGCGTCACCGGCCAGCACGTCCTACTACGGCGCGCTGTTCGGCAAACGGGAAGACGCGCCGGGCGCGGACGGCGCCGATGCCACAGCGCGCGCTGACGATCCGAACTGGCGCCCCGCCTCGCCGCTGTTCGTCGCCGAGCCCGGCGCCACGTACGCCCGCAACCCGGACGGCTTGAACGGCGAAGGCGCCGGCATCGAAAACGCCGCAATCGGTAGCGCTGCCGGCTACGACGGCTACGATCGCGCCGCGCGCGGACTCGGTCTGCCGAATGCCGCCGGCGGCAAGGCCAGCGATTGGGACGACGACGACGCCCACCCGCTCGGCTTTGCCTTGGGTCAGGTGCATGGCATCTATGTGCTGGCGCAGAACGGTCGCGGCATCGTCATCGTCGATATGCACGCGGCGCACGAGCGCATCCTGTACGAGCAATTCAAGACGGCGCTTGCAAACCGGACCATCGCCGTGCAGCCGCTGCTGATCCCGGTGTCGATGCCGGCCGATCCGATCGAAGTAGGCACCGTCGAGGAAAACCGCGAAACGCTGGAGGCGCTCGGCTTCGACATCGCGCCGATCTCGCCGACGACGCTGGCGATTCGCTCGGTGCCGGCCTTGCTGAAGGAAGCCGATCTGGGCGCGCTCGCGCGCGCCTTGATCGCCGATCTGCACGCCTGGGGCGGCTCGCGTGTGTTGACCGAGCACCAACACACCTTGCTCGGCACGCTGGCCTGCCATCATGCGGTGCGGGCGAATCGTCGGCTCACGCTCGACGAGATGAATGCGCTGCTCCGATCGATGGAACAGACCGAACGCGCGGACCAATGCAATCACGGCCGTCCCACCTGGTATCAGTTGACCATCGGTGATCTGGACCGCCTGTTCATGCGTGGCCAATGA
- the tsaE gene encoding tRNA (adenosine(37)-N6)-threonylcarbamoyltransferase complex ATPase subunit type 1 TsaE: MPTSHQFTLSDETATAALAARFAQAFAAALSPVAQSAASVSTPLAAGLQVHMVGDLGAGKTAFVRGVLRALGHAGRVRSPTYTLVEPYALPRTDPVPHTLQIHHFDLYRFADPDEWREAGFDDYLAARALNLIEWPSLAAGVLPTPDLILTLRVDVATDADSVAPGVAEPVDVDDATDSGSPRTLQVQAISPAGVACLAAVLEPHP; the protein is encoded by the coding sequence TTGCCCACATCACATCAGTTCACGCTGTCCGACGAAACCGCGACCGCCGCGCTCGCCGCGCGATTCGCGCAGGCCTTCGCCGCCGCGCTGTCACCGGTGGCGCAGTCGGCGGCTTCCGTATCCACTCCCCTGGCTGCCGGCCTCCAGGTGCATATGGTCGGCGACCTCGGTGCGGGCAAGACGGCGTTCGTACGCGGCGTGCTACGTGCGCTCGGTCATGCGGGACGGGTGCGCAGCCCCACCTATACGCTGGTCGAACCCTACGCCTTGCCGCGAACCGACCCGGTGCCGCACACGTTGCAGATCCACCACTTCGACCTTTATCGTTTCGCCGACCCCGACGAATGGCGCGAGGCCGGCTTCGACGATTATCTCGCAGCGCGGGCGCTGAATCTGATCGAATGGCCCTCGCTGGCCGCTGGCGTGCTGCCGACGCCGGATCTGATCCTCACGCTGCGCGTCGATGTGGCGACCGATGCCGATTCGGTCGCACCCGGCGTCGCCGAGCCGGTGGACGTCGACGACGCGACAGATTCCGGTTCGCCCCGCACGCTGCAGGTCCAGGCGATCAGTCCTGCCGGCGTCGCCTGCCTCGCGGCCGTCCTGGAACCGCACCCCTAA
- the miaA gene encoding tRNA (adenosine(37)-N6)-dimethylallyltransferase MiaA: MTLPPSLSTAAPVVCILGPTASGKTASALAVARHERAAGRAVELISLDSALVFRDMDIGTAKPSAAERADVPHWLIDIRDPVQAYSAAEFRDDTLALIAEIRARGAQPVIVGGTMMYFHALTQGLAALPQADAAVRAALDAEAAREGWPAMHRRLAAHDPETAARLAPNDAQRIQRALEILHISGQTMSYWLARQKAEADAAPDAASAASRYTVISLEPSDRAVLHARIATRFDAMLDHGFIDEVARLRARGDLHPDLASMRCVGYRQAWDYLDGRDDRTTMRDKGIFATRQLCKRQLTWLRKIGGRSVIDCVRDDVVEQASRAVIDALAQARSA; encoded by the coding sequence ATGACGTTGCCGCCCTCTCTTTCCACTGCCGCGCCGGTCGTCTGCATATTGGGGCCCACCGCATCGGGCAAGACGGCGAGCGCGCTGGCGGTCGCACGTCATGAACGCGCGGCCGGACGTGCCGTCGAGCTGATCAGCCTGGACTCCGCGCTAGTGTTTCGCGACATGGATATCGGTACGGCGAAACCGAGCGCCGCCGAACGTGCGGACGTGCCGCACTGGCTGATCGATATCCGCGATCCCGTGCAGGCGTACTCCGCCGCCGAATTCCGCGACGACACGCTCGCCCTGATCGCCGAGATCCGCGCCCGTGGTGCGCAACCGGTGATCGTCGGCGGCACGATGATGTATTTTCACGCACTGACGCAAGGCTTGGCAGCGCTCCCCCAGGCCGATGCCGCCGTGCGCGCGGCACTCGATGCGGAGGCCGCGCGAGAAGGCTGGCCCGCGATGCATCGTCGTCTGGCCGCGCACGATCCGGAAACCGCGGCACGCCTGGCGCCGAACGATGCGCAGCGTATCCAGCGCGCGCTGGAAATTCTGCACATCAGCGGTCAGACGATGTCCTACTGGCTGGCACGCCAGAAAGCCGAGGCCGACGCGGCGCCAGACGCCGCGTCGGCCGCGTCGCGCTATACGGTGATTTCACTGGAACCGTCCGATCGCGCCGTGCTGCACGCACGGATCGCCACGCGATTCGATGCGATGCTGGACCACGGATTCATCGATGAAGTCGCGCGACTGCGGGCCAGGGGTGATTTGCATCCGGACCTGGCATCGATGCGCTGTGTCGGCTATCGACAGGCGTGGGACTATCTGGACGGTCGAGACGACCGAACGACGATGCGGGATAAGGGGATTTTCGCCACGCGCCAGCTGTGCAAGCGACAACTGACCTGGCTGAGAAAGATCGGCGGACGCTCGGTGATCGATTGCGTCCGCGACGATGTGGTCGAGCAGGCCAGCCGCGCCGTCATCGACGCACTGGCCCAGGCGCGCAGCGCCTAG